One Paenibacillus crassostreae DNA segment encodes these proteins:
- a CDS encoding flagellar motor protein, with product MEIVTILGILAGLAALIGGFLWEGGQLSGLFHMTAALIVFGGTFAAVAISFPASKLKSIPDAIRYAFVRPESNIEQLIEDVVDMSTTSRRNGVLALEQKSQDHPDIFLREGIQMVVDGTDPDIIKQILEIEMDRTELKHTGYAKIFESAGGYAPTMGIVGTVMGLIHVLGSLSEPTQLGPSIAVAFIATLYGVASANLIFLPIASKIKSRSEDKIQNMELLLQGILSIQNGDHPQIVRKKISSLEPEDYFRSPVFPKGGYNETFK from the coding sequence ATGGAAATTGTAACAATATTAGGTATTCTCGCTGGACTAGCTGCACTTATTGGAGGCTTTCTATGGGAAGGGGGACAATTATCTGGGTTATTCCATATGACAGCGGCCCTGATCGTATTTGGCGGGACATTCGCTGCTGTTGCCATTAGTTTCCCAGCATCCAAGCTGAAAAGTATACCAGATGCAATTCGTTATGCTTTTGTTCGACCAGAGAGCAACATCGAGCAACTTATAGAGGATGTTGTTGATATGTCCACAACCTCAAGACGGAATGGTGTATTAGCCCTTGAACAGAAATCTCAAGATCATCCGGATATATTCCTACGTGAAGGTATACAAATGGTCGTAGACGGGACGGATCCGGATATTATTAAACAAATTCTTGAAATTGAGATGGATCGAACCGAATTGAAGCATACTGGGTACGCCAAAATATTCGAATCCGCTGGTGGCTATGCACCTACCATGGGAATTGTTGGTACAGTTATGGGACTGATTCATGTCCTTGGAAGCCTTTCTGAACCCACACAACTAGGACCTTCCATAGCTGTGGCTTTTATCGCAACACTGTATGGAGTCGCCAGTGCTAATCTTATCTTTTTACCCATCGCATCCAAAATTAAATCGCGGAGTGAAGATAAAATTCAGAATATGGAGCTTCTTCTTCAGGGAATTCTCTCCATTCAGAACGGAGACCACCCTCAAATTGTACGCAAAAAGATAAGTTCACTCGAACCAGAAGACTACTTCCGTTCCCCTGTATTTCCAAAGGGAGGGTATAATGAGACATTTAAGTAG
- a CDS encoding flagellar motor protein MotB, translated as MRHLSRRAQRRKGIGSAEPSSRDRWLITYADLITLLLIFFVMMYAMSTLDASKYEGVTESLQLSFKSGNSILEQGSGLTGTADQEDVTKEPTQEQEGNPQGEDTTESQPLTERELAFRAQEQELQGLMSVITQYVTDNELQDQIFVADKPQGISITLSDQFVFDTGRADLKPASAPVLSKLASLFRDIGTTVSIEGHTDNMPIKYASNYKDNWELSGERALSILRYFLEHEKLTADGFQYAGYADTRPVGDNTSGQGRQSNRRVELIVLRQLQEE; from the coding sequence ATGAGACATTTAAGTAGACGCGCACAGCGGCGAAAGGGAATTGGATCTGCTGAACCTAGTTCTCGAGATCGTTGGCTAATCACATATGCAGATTTGATTACATTGCTACTTATCTTTTTTGTCATGATGTATGCCATGAGTACTCTTGATGCAAGTAAATATGAAGGAGTTACTGAATCCCTTCAACTCAGTTTCAAATCAGGTAACTCAATTCTCGAACAAGGTTCTGGATTAACAGGGACTGCTGATCAGGAAGACGTAACCAAGGAACCAACTCAGGAGCAAGAGGGCAATCCTCAGGGGGAGGATACTACTGAATCCCAGCCTTTAACTGAACGTGAGTTAGCCTTTCGAGCACAGGAACAAGAATTGCAAGGTTTAATGTCCGTCATTACACAATATGTCACTGATAATGAGCTACAGGATCAAATTTTTGTGGCAGATAAGCCTCAGGGTATCTCTATTACACTTAGTGACCAGTTCGTGTTCGATACAGGACGAGCGGATCTCAAACCTGCTTCAGCTCCCGTATTATCTAAACTCGCCAGTCTTTTTAGAGATATTGGTACGACGGTAAGCATCGAGGGTCACACCGACAACATGCCGATCAAATATGCCTCTAACTACAAAGATAACTGGGAGTTATCTGGTGAACGTGCTCTATCGATTCTGCGATATTTCCTTGAACATGAGAAGCTGACTGCTGATGGGTTCCAATATGCTGGCTATGCCGATACTCGCCCTGTTGGCGATAATACGTCAGGACAAGGCCGCCAAAGTAATCGTCGGGTTGAACTCATCGTTCTGCGTCAATTGCAGGAGGAATAA